TTTGGACTTATCATTTCTCGGAAGAAAAGTAGTCGTGGTACCAATCTAGATATTTTCCAATCTAGATATTTTCCAGAAAACGAGTGGACACGGCTTAGTCGATGGCAGGTGGCCGACTTCAGTTCATTTTTAAAAGGTGGCCGACTTCAAGACGCATGTGGCCACGGTTCTGTGTCCTGTCCCTAACGAGTCATCGCCTAATACACAATCCATCCACTGAGCAGCGGCGCACCTGCAGTTGATCCATCTCTATCCGACCGACACCACGTCCTTGTCGGCAAGCGAGTCAGCTGTTTCATCCACCTCTCGCATCCATGCGCGCGTCGCACGGCGACTAGTCCACATAACGTAATGGTCCGGCTATATAAACCATGCTGGAGCACCAGGGAAGGGGCAGCAAAGCAAGAAGAAGTCGCCAGATCCAAATCAATATACTTACGATATCGAGATGAATCACGCCAAGGAGAAGGTGAAGGACGCGGCGAGCGCGGCGAAGGCCAAGGCCAAGATCACGCAGGCCAAGGTGGCCGAGAAGACGGAGGCGGCCACGGCGAGGTCGCACGACGAGCGTGCGCTGGCGCACGAGCGGGGCAAGGCCAAggtcgccgccgccgaggccgagcTGCACCAGGCCAAGGTGACCCACCGGGAGGAGGCCATGGAGCACCGCCTCCACAAGCGCGCCGGCACCGGGCACAAGCACGGCGCTGGCCACTGATGTGCATAAAGGAGCCGGACGGCCGGCCGCCGGCTAGAAAGATGTACCGTGCACGCATCGTTCATGCTAGCAAACCGGCCTGTACTGGTgtccaactccttttccattttttttaCTCCGGGTCCAAATGTGTGTTCATTGACGTCGGGCTTAATTTGGAGTGGTGAGAGCTGCCTGCCCGCCCCATGTGCATATGTATGTATTTTCGCTTCTTGAATAATTAGTAACAGATTGACTTAAGTTTTGTCTATGAGGAAGTATTAAAATCAACTGGCTGATTTCTCTCCATCGTAAACCGTGTCCTCCGCGCGACAG
The sequence above is drawn from the Triticum aestivum cultivar Chinese Spring chromosome 7A, IWGSC CS RefSeq v2.1, whole genome shotgun sequence genome and encodes:
- the LOC123150317 gene encoding late embryogenesis abundant protein 6, translated to MNHAKEKVKDAASAAKAKAKITQAKVAEKTEAATARSHDERALAHERGKAKVAAAEAELHQAKVTHREEAMEHRLHKRAGTGHKHGAGH